A region of the Ranitomeya imitator isolate aRanImi1 chromosome 10, aRanImi1.pri, whole genome shotgun sequence genome:
actcCATGACCTCCTGTGACCTATGTATAACAGAGCAGAGTAgacagaactacaagtcccagcactcCATGACCTCCTGTGACCTATGTATACCAGTGCATTATGgacaggactacaagtcccagcactcCATGACCTCCTGTGACCTATGTATACCAGTGCATTATGgacaggactacaagtcccagcactcCCTGACCTCCTGTGACCTATGTATACCAGTGCATTATGGACAGAACTAAAAGTCCCAGCACTCCATGACCTCCTGTGACCTATGTATAACAGTGCAGAGCAgacagaactacaagtcccagcatcctcTGACCGCTCAcatcatgctgggagttgtagtttacaCTCTCCTCTCTCTGCCGCCGAGTTGTCACAAATCACTTTACTGTATTATGTGCAGcaaaagagtaaaaataaaaatgcatcattattattattattattattattatttggtaaaAATGACCCCGGAGCTCGATTCTCAATGAGCGCGGTGATTCcaaactttttaaaaacttttttttagagGTTAGAAATGTTTTAGAACCAAAGCCTCCATATTCTGACACCCgtaggaattttattttttatttttccatccatgcGATTGTGTAAATTTTTagatatattttgtatttatttcttttAGTTTCCGATATTTTCCTAATGTGAAATAGCTGGACCGAATATGGGGGGTCCCAaattttttgtttcttttatattttttaaaactttttttaaattttggcttaTTTGCTTTTTAACCCCTCGATTGTTTGCTGGCTTGTGCTACATACGGCGTTACATCTGCTTCACGGTATACAGTATATGAAGCCCACGGAGGACCAAGATGGCGGCGATGAGACAGGTGCCCAATCGGGATTGCACCACATACATGCTGCTGTCAATGATGGGCAGTGacacttaaggggttaaacagcagagAGCAAAGTCACTGATCAGAgctgggctgcagtgtaaagcatagaAACTCCCAGTATTTCTGAATGATTCTGCTTCCTCATTGCTCTGAACCAGTTTCCATTTTGCAGATCGTCTTTCCTTTGGCGTTTTCTTCCTTTGCTGGCGGCGGTGACGTCATGCAGGACGAGTCGGACGGGTGCGCGGTGCCGCTGGGGCGGGCGCTGAGTGAACCGTCGCGCTTCGCCTACGCCGGGCTGTGCGGGCTGTCGCTGGCTCAGCTGTACCCGGAGAAAGGACAGAGGTAACGGCTGCGGTATTTCCGGGGGGGTCTCCCCGTCACGGTGCGGCCCCCTCGTTCAGTGTGAGTGGTTTTCCCCTCCTTCCAGGGAGTTCTGCAGGAAGTTTGTGGAGGATCTGGTGCAGTGGTTGGACCTCAGCCCGTCGGTCATTCCCGCCATGGAGGCGTTCGCCAGCGGTCTGGGCGGGGAGGGGACAGACACCTTTACTTACGTCCTCCTGGAAGATTCGGTCCTGAGGACCAACCCAACCGTAATCACTCAGGTAACCAGCGGTGGTCTTCCCCTGGTCCGGACACACAGGCATAATACTTAAAGGGGGTGTCCAGGAGTATGATATCGCCGACCTATCGTGCGGACTCCGGTGGCTgggtgtgtagtggccgctctcgggGGCTGCAGCTCAGCTCAATGTTTCGGCACCGGACCCTGTTTACATCCGGCTGCTGGAGCTGGTAAGGAGTGATTGGTATGGGGGTCCGGCGttctggacaacctctttattgAAAACATTCTGTGACTTTCTTTTACATTTTGTCTTTTAATTTCACACCACTTTTATAATCTGTGCGTGCTGTCATGGAGGGTTCGTAAAGACCCCCATACACTTACATGTCAACCCAACTTACCGACATGTCAGGGGGTCTCCTGACTCTTCCCCATTGGAAGggagagaggagtctggaggaggaggacagaggggtctggaggaggaggacagaggggtctggaggaggaggacagaggggtctggaggaggaggacagaggggtctggaggaggaggacagaggggtgtgGAGGATGAGGACAGGGGGGTGTGGAGGATGAGGACAGGGGGGTGTGGAGGATGAGGACAGGGGGGTGTGGAGGATGAGGACAGGGGGGTGTGGAGGATGAGGACGGgggtgtggaggaggaggacagaggggtctggaggaggaggacagaggggtctggaggaggaggacagaggggtctggaggaagaggacagagggGTGTGGAGGATGAGGACAGGGGGTGTGGAGGATGAGGACAGGGGGGTGTGGAGGATGAGGACAGGGGGGTGTGGAGGATGAGGACAGGGGGGTGTGGAGGATGATGACAGgggggtctggaggaggaggacagggggtctggaggaggaggacaggggtctagaggaggaggacaggggtctggaggaggaggacaaaggatTCTGGAGCAGAACGGAGGAGTCTACATGAGGAGGAAGGTGTGGTCTGGGGGAGGAGAacggaggggtctggaggaggaggacacagtgtCTGGAGTAGAAGGACgcaggggtctggaggaggaggacagtgggGTCTGAAGGAGGATAGAGGATTCTGGAGCAGGACGGAGGAGTCTACATGAGAAAGACAGAGAGATCTGGAGGAGGATGGAGTAGTCTAGAGGAGGAGGGCAGAAAGATGTGGAGGAGTAGGATGGATAGGTCCGGAGGAGGATGGATAGGTCCGGAGGAGGAGGATGGATGGgtccggaggaggaggaggatggataggtctggaggaggaggaggaggatggatagatccggaggaggaggaggatggataGGTCTGGAGGAGTCCACATAAAATGAAAACCCTGACAGCTGCCATGACGGATTGGGGTCCAGGGTTGTGGCGCTCGGTGCAGATTCTCCTTACAGGTCAGGCTTTGTATCTCGCTGGGTGACGGCCTCTGGTGGTCTCCCGGTGGGATATTAGAAGGTTCCTCGTGCGATGCGGCCCTTTCCCCGATGCTCCTCCATTGTTCTGACCCCTCGTTTCTCTTTATTTCAGGACCTGGTGTCTTTCTGTCTGCGGGACGGTGAGTTCTGGATGTTTCTGTCACCTTTTATTCATCTGTGTCCGTACGTTGTCAGTGTTACAGCCGAGGATGTCACCGAGCCGTAATGGTGCGGCCCCCTGAAAACAAGACACCAGTTGCCCCAGATCAGAGGGAGTTATTTACTGGGTGGTCCGGTCTCTGAAGTGGCTGCAGACTGCAAAGTCACCAGATGGCGACACAAgccgtcacatgccgactagactcctGCCATTCTCTTACTGGTGAGACTAGTCAGTATGTGAACCACAGACGTGCAGACCGTCTGCTGAGCCCCCGCAATGCACTGGGATAAAAAACGGAGGGTCCCATCCCAATCCTTCCTACAGTGATGCAGGGTCACCGCACATCAGAGGAAAAGTGCTGGATAAATGCCTGTCCTGTATCTCCGCTTGTGACACGTCTCTCTGTGTGTACAGGGTACTACGACGCCCGCAGCCGGGTCCTAATCTCACACGTGTCCTGGCTGCTGCGCATCCCCCCAGAGACGGTGGAGCTGAGCGAGGAGACCATGATGCAGAGTCTGAAGAAATACACAGAGGAACCATCAGAGTAAGCACTGCTGCATGGAGAAGAGCCGATCACAGGAGGGGGACCTAGGGGTCTGGAGGGGGACCAAGGGGTCTGGAGGGTGACCGAGGGGTCTGGAGGGTGACCGAGGGGTCTGGAGGGTGACCGAGGGGTCTGGAGGGGGACCGAGAAGTCTGGAGGGTGGCCGAGAGGTCTGGAGGGGGACTGAGGGGTCTGGAGGGGGACCGAGGGGTCTGGAGGGTGACCGAGGGGTCTGGAGGGGGACCGAGAGGTCTGGAAAGGGAATGAGGGGTCTGGAGGGGGACCGAGGGGTCTGGAGGGGGACCGAGAGGTCTGGAAAGGGAATGAGGGGTCTGGAGGGGGaccgaggggtctgcagggggaccGAGAGGTCTGGAAAGGGAATGAGGGGTCTGGAGGGTGAACGAGGGGACTAAGAGGTCTGGAGGGGGACTGAGGGGTCTGAAGGGTGGCCGAGAGGTCTGGAAAGGGAATGAGGGGTCTGGAGGGTGGCCGAGAGGTCTGGAAAGGGAATGAGGGGTCTGGAGGGGACCAAGGTGTCTGGAGGGTGAACGAGAGGTCTGGAAAGGGAATGAGGGGTCTGGAGGGTGGCCGAGGGGTCTGGAGGGTGGCCGAGAGGTTTGGAAAGGGAatgaggagtctggagggggacagaggggtctggaagaGCATCGAGGGGTCTGGAGGGTGGCCGAGAGGTCTGGAGGGGGATCGAGGGGTCTGGAGGGGGACTTGGGGACCTGGAAGGAGACTGAAGGGTCTGGCGAGGGACTGGGTGTCTGGAAGGGGACTGATGAGTCTAGATAGGGACCTAGGGGTCTGGAGGGAGAATGAGGGTCTGGAAAGGGAATGAGGAGTTTGGGGGGGGAGTGAGGGGTAGATCataggttatcagtcattgtacaggagggggaggtgagctgtgacataacctattgtgagTGGTAGAACATGGGTTACCAGCGGTGTATGGAGGTCTTATAAGTCATTGTaattctgcctctgatgataatgaggctgctgaaaaaaaaatcagaatgatGGAAAGCATGAATCTAACACAGCCCAGGTGTGAAATTACTATTATAGGACTGGTGCACATGGCCGAGCGTCGCACTGCTCTGTTatggtggacatcccctttaaacttAGCTTATATCAAACCTAACCGGCCCTTTCACCCCTTCATTGTCCACAGAGTGCAGGTACCGTGCGTGCTGTACAGCCAGCTCCTGCCTCTATCCTCAGTGATTGGAGCCGCTCCGACCACTGCTGGTTAACTACTTACATGCCAGCCGTAATTATCTCACTCCATCTGTGACAGTCCGACCTGTGAAAACATCAAATGATTGAACCCATATGGTGGGAAACTAAATCAGTGCAAAAGCGATAATGGGATGCGTCCGTAAGGGGTTGGGCAGATTCTCGGAGATTCCCGAGGTGCAGCCTCTGCCTGTGTGTGCAGGAAAACGTCCCTGTGTCTGCCGTCAGGAGCTGGAAGTATTGATCGGAATGATTAATTATGTGACGGCCGGCGAGACAGCGAGATAAATCACAGGAATATAGTATAGACATTACTACCTGCCACCCCGATAATGAGGGCGACGTACAGAACACCGACACTGCTACATGTGATCAACACTGCTCCACTGTATGTGCAATAACCTTCTCTTTACCCACTGTGCCGCCAAACCAGGAGCCGCCACCAAGGTACGTACTGACCGCACGCCATCTGTCTCCTGTGTGTCCATGAGCAGCACAGTCAGCTGCAAAGATTCCGCTACCCTATTCACatccatagggggcagtattatagcagttatattcttgtacataggggcagtattatagtagttatattcttgtacataggggcagtattatagtagttatattcttgtacataggggcagtattatagtagttatattcttgtacataggagcagtattatagtagttatattcttgtacataggagcagtattatagtagttatattcttgtacataggagcagtattatagtagttatattcttgtacataggggcagtattatagtagttatattcttgtacataggagcagtattatagtagttatattcttgtacataggggcagtattatagtagttatattcttgtatataggggcagtattatagtagttatattcttgtacataggggcagtattatagtagttatattcttgtatataggggcagtattatagtagttatattcttgtacataggagcagtattatagtagttatattcttgtacataggagcagtattatagtagttatattcttgtacataggggcagtattatagtagttatattcttgtacatagggggcagtattatagtagttatattcttgtacatagggggcagtattatattatattcttgtacataggagcagtattatagtagttatattcttgtacataggagcagtattatagcagttatattcttgtacataggggcagtattatagtagttatattcttgtacataggagcagtattatagtagttatattcttgtacataggggcagtattatagtagttatattcttgtacataggagcagtattatagtagttatattcttgtacataggggcagtattatagtagttatattcttgtatataggggcagtattatagtagttatattcttgtacataggggcagtattatagtagttatattcttgtatataggggcagtattatagtagttatattcttgtacataggagcagtattatagtagttatattcttgtacatagaaggcagtattatagtaattatattcttgtacattggggcagtattatagtagttatattcttgtacataggagcagtattatagtagttatattcttgtacataggggcagtattatagtagttatattcttgtacatagggggcagtattatagtagttatattcttgtacatagggggcagtattatattagttatattcttgtacataggagcagtattatagtagttatattcttgtacataggggcagtattatagtagttatattcttgtacatagggggcagtattatattagttatattcttgtacataggggcagtattatagtagttatattcttgtacatagggggcagtattatagtagttatattcttgtacatagggggcagtattatattagttatattcttgtacataggagcagtattatagtagttatattcttgtacataggggcagtattatagtagttcttgtacataggggcagtattatagtagttatattcttgtacatagggggcaatattatagtagttcgcTCCCCGTTGTCTTTTCTGTAGCGTTTCTTTCCCTTATTACACGGCAGCCGGTTTTCTCTGTATAATATTGGGTTTTGTCCCCGCTCCCCCATTAATCCTTCTCTTGCCCCCGCACATTAGTGTCTCATTTCTCGCCTCCTGATGGCGTTGCTCTCGCTGATCCCCGTCCTCCTCTTGTGCTGCTCCTCGGCTCCTGGCTGCGATTCTCTATAGATTGCTGCCTGTAATTATTTTGCTTGTTTTCTCCGCTCTTCTCGCCGGCTTCGTTTGCTTGTACACCGGAGCGGAGCTGATCGTGTATGGCAGGGACGCCCCCGGCATATTAGCAGCCATTATTAGTCGCCCGCATGACTCCGAgcgccggtgtttaccctggtcctGTGCCAGCTTCACCTGTGGAGCTCGGCACTCCGGCAGGGCACTGGTTAATCTGCCAATATGGCCGACACTTCGGCAGATTCATATCTGTGTTATATTTCAGGTCGGAGCAGGCGTCTCGTAAGAAGAAGGAAAGTCGTAAGAAGATGAAGCGATATCTGCTGATCGGCCTGGCCACCGTGGGCGGGGGGACGGTGATAGGTGAGGGTCTTCGTCCTCCGTCATCACGTGGCCCGGGGACCTCCCATAACTCTCCTACCTGTGCTGCTGCTTCTTACGACAGGTCTGACTGGAGGACTGGCAGCTCCACTGGTGGCCGCGGGGGCCGCCACAATCATTGGCAGCGCGGGGGCTGCTGTTCTGGGGTCCACCGCTGGCATCGCCATCATGGCGTCTCTCTTCGGAGCAGCAGGGGCCGGACTGACAGGTTAGTGGTCGGGATCATGGCGACCGCCAGTCACATCTCATCTGATCTCACACGACGGCGTCCTCCTTACTTAGGGTACAAGATGAAGAAACGTGTGGGAGCCATAGAGGAGTTCGAGTTTCTGCCTCTGACCGGTGGCTGTCAGCTCCACATATGCATCGCCATCACCGGGTGGCTGTCCACTGGAAAATACGGTGAGTGCTGCCATTCCTTGTGCCGCTGCCGCGTGAGACGGCTCCTTGTACAATGGCTTCATCTCATCTGCAGGAAGCTTCGCCGCCCCGTGGCAGAGTCTGCTGCACTCCACCGAGCAGTACTGCCTGGCCTGGGAGTCCAAGTACCTGATGGAGCTGGGAAACGCGCTGGATACACTACTGAACGGCCTGGTGAATATCGTGGCACAGGAAGCCCTGAAATACACCATCTTGTCAGGTAGGACtgcaacattactgatcctgagctacctcctgtattatactccagagctgcactcactattctgctggtgcagtcactgagtacatacgttacattactgatcctgagttacctcctgtattatactccagagctgcactcactattctgctggtgcagtcactgtgtacatacattacattactgatcctgagttacctcctgtattatactccagagctgcactcactattctgctggtgcagtcactgtgtacatacattacattactgatcctgagttacatcctgtattataccccagagctgcactcactattctgctggtgcagtcactgtgtacatacattacattactgatcctgagttacctcctgtattatactccagagctgcactcactattctgctggtgcagtcactgtgtacatacattacattactgatcctgagttacctcctgtattatactccagagctgcactcactattctgctggtgcagtcactgtgtacatacattacattactgatcctgagttacctcctgtattatactccagagctgcactcactattctgctggtgcagtcactgtgtacatacattacattactgatcctgagttacatcctgtattatactccagagctgcactcactattctgctggtgcagtcactgtgtacatacattacattactgatcctgagttacatcctgtattataccccagagctgcactcactattctgctggtgcagtcactgtttacatacattacattactgatcctgagttacctcctgtattatactccagagctgcactcactattctgctggtgcagtcactgtgtacatacattacattactgatcctgagttacatcctgtattatactccagagctgcactcactattctgctggtgcagtcactgtgtacatacattacattactgatcctgagttacatcctgtattataccccagagctgcactcactattctgctggtgcagtcactgtgtacatacattacattactgatcctgagttacctcctgtattataccccagagctgcactcactgttccccTTTGTTGTCTTCAGGCATTGTGGCTGCCCTGACGTGGCCGGCCTCCCTCATCACCGTGGCCAGTGTGATTGATAACCCGTGGGGTGTGTGTCTGAGTCGCTCGGCTGAAGTGGGGAAGCATCTGGCACATATTCTGCTCAAGAGACAGCAGGTAATGAGGGAGAGTCGTGTTTCGGGGGTGAGCGCAGTCGGGCACATGCGTTGTGATGGAGGATGAGGGGACTGCGCCGCTCTCTGTTTTCTTTCCTGCACTTGGTCTTACACATTCCGTATTAATTATCTTGCAATCTGTGTTTTCTGTCTCTTTTTGTGCTGCGCTCTCATGTGAGACACATGGAGATGGTGAGATGTTAGAGTGCGGCAGAGAGAGAGGGAGTGAGCGCCGTCTGTAGCCGATCTCTTCCCCAGTGCCCGGCGCTCAGCTGAGGGTGACTGCTCTCAATGGGGAGAGTGTAATATTCCACTGCGGAGCAGCTCTTTCCGTCTACGGACCCCTATGGCCTCCCGACCCCTCTGGTCTCCTCTGGACCCCTCCTTTCTTCTCCCGACCCCTTTGTCTTGTTCCGGACCCCTCCGTCCTTCTTTCGGACCCCTCTAGCCTCTTCCGGACCCTTGTGTTTTCCAGGCCCACTCCTTTGTTTCCCCTCTTAACTTATCTCTCTTCTTCTGGACTCCATTGTCTTCTTCCTGACCCCTGTCTACTTTATGTCCCCTCTGTCTGTCCACCTTCGGACCCCTTTGTACATTCATTTCCTTCCCTCCACCTTTCCTCCGTCTCTTTAAGTCTGCTCTCTCGCTCTCTTTCTTGCCTGTCTCTTCCTTGTCTCGTATTACACCCTCTCTCTTTCCCTCGCTCTCTATCTTGCCTGTCTCTTCCTTGTCTTGTATTACACCCTCTCTCTTTCCCTCGCTCTCTATCTTGCCTGTCTCTTCCTTGTCTCGTATTACACCCTCTCTCTTTCCCTCGCTCTCTGTCTTGTCTGTCTCTTCCTTGTCTCGTATTACACCCTCTCTCTTTCCCTCGCTCTCTTTCTTGTCTGTCTCTTCCTTGTCTCGTATTACACCCTCTCTCTTTCCCTCGCTCTTTCTTGTCTGACTCTTCCTTGTCTCGTATTACACCCTCTCTCTTTCCCTCGCTCTCTATCTTGCCTTTCTCTTCCTTGTCTCGTATTACACCCTCTCTCTTTCCCTCGCTCTCTGTCTTGTCTGTCTCTTCCTTGTCTTGTATTACACCCTCTCTCTTTCCCTCGCTCTCTATCTTGTATTTCTTGCCTGTCTCTTCCTTGTCTCGTATTACACCCTCTCTCTTTCCCTCGCTCTCTGTCTTGTCTGTCTCTTCCTTGTCTCGTATTACACCCTCTCTCTTTCCCTCGCTCTCTGTCTTGTCTGTCTCTTCCTTGTCTTGTATTACACCCTCTCTCTTTCCCTCGCTCTCTATCTTGTATTTCTTGTCTGTCTTTTCCTTGTCTCGTATTACACCCTCTCTCTTTTTCCCTCGCTCTCTGTCTTGTCTGTCTCTTCCTTGTCTCGTATTACACCCTCTCTCTTTCCCTCGCTCTCTGTCTTGTCTGTCTCTTCCTTGTCTTGTATTACACCCTCTCTCTTTCCCTCGCTCTCTTTCTTGTCTGTCTCTTCCTTGTCTCGTATTACACCCTCTCTTTTTCTCTCGCTCTCTTTCTTGTCTGTCTCTTCCTTGTCTTGTATTACACCCTCTCTCTTTCCCTCGCTCTCTATCTTGTGTCTGTCTCTTCCTTGTCTCGTATTACACCCTCTCTCTTTCCCTCGCTCTCTTTCTTGTCTGTCTCTACCTTGTCTCGTATTACACCCTCTCTCTTTCCCTCGCTCTCTGTCTTGTCTGTCTCTTCCTTGTCTCGTATTACACCCTCTCTCTTTCCCTCGCTCTCTTTCTTGTCTGTCTCTTCCTTGTCTCGTATTACACCCTCTCTCTTTTTCCCTCGCTCTCTGTCTTGTCTGACTCTTTCTGTCTTTTCCTTGTATTACAGCCCTCACGCTCGCTCGCTCTCTATCTTGCCTGTCTCTTCCTTGTCTCGTATTACACCCTCTCTCTTTCCCTCGCTCTCTGTCTTGTCTGTCTCTTCCTTGTCTCGTATTACACCCTCTCTCTTTCCCTCGCTCTCTTTCTTGTCTGTCTCTTCCTTGTCTCGTATTACACCCTCTCTTTTTCTCTCGCTCTCTTTCTTGTCTGTCTCTTCCTTGTCTTGTATTACACCCTCTCTCTTTCCCTCGCTCTCTATCTTGTGTCTGTCTCTTCCTTGTCTCGTATTACACCCTCTCTCTTTCCCTCGCTCTCTGTCTTGTCTGTCTCTTCCTTGTCTCGTATTACACCCTCTCTCTTTCCCTCGCTCTCTTTCTTGTCTGTCTCTTCCTTGTCTCGTATTACACCCTCTCTCTTTTTCCCTCGCTCTCTGTCTTGTCTGACTCTTTCTGTCTTTTCCTTGTATTACAGCCCTCACGCTCGCTCGCTCTCTATCTTGCCTGTCTCTTCCTTGTCTCGTATTACACCCTCTCTCTTTCCCTCGCTCTCTGTCTTGCCTGTCTCTTCCTTGTCTCGTATTACACCCTCTCTTTTTCCCTCGCTCTCTTTCTTGTCTGTCTCTTGCTGTCTTTTCCTTGTATTACAcccctcgctctctctctcgctctctatcTTGTGTCTGTCTATCACTGTCTCAGTTGCTGCGGTCTCGGTGTGTGGATGTCTCGGTGTTCTTCGCCCTCCCCGGTTCTGCCGGCTCCGCGCACACTGTAGCTCTCTCTGTTACGTGTGGGACGGCATGATGAATCACTGCATGTATGAGGGGGTCTCACACCTGCGGGCGGGGGCCGCTACTCCAGCGTCGTGCACGCGTGTGATTCCATTTGTTGACAGCGCTCTCGTTAGTGACCATCTGTCCTTGGAGCGAAAATCTCATCATTGCTGCGCTGAGTGCGGATTAAGCCCGACCACTTCATTACAGGCGCAGCGGCAGCGCAGCACATCTCTGCTATTCTCTGTGAAGACACTTAGTCAGGCACAGCTCTGTGGGGGGCAGCGAGACCACCAGTGGGTGTGATAGGTCATGGGGGGCACCTCTGAGGTGTGGGGGCAGCGAGACCACCAGTGGGTGTGATAGGATATGGGGGGCACCTCTGAGGTATGGGGGGCAGTGGGGCCACCAGCAGGTGTGATAGGATATGGGGGGGCACCTCTGAGATGTAGGGGGCAGCGGGACCACCAGTGGGTGTGATAGGATAGGGGGGGCACCTCTTAGATGTGGGGGGCAGTGAGACCACCAGTGGGTGTGATAGGATACGGGGGGCACCTCTGAGGTATGGGGGGCAGTGGGGCCACCAGCAGGTGTGATAGGATATGGGGGGCACCTCTGAGGTGTGGGGGGCAGCGGGACCACCAGTGGGTGTGATAGGATATTGGGGGGGCACCTCTGAGATGTAGGGGGCAGCGGGACCACCAGTGGGTGTGATAGGATAGGGGGGGCACCTCTTAGATGTGGGGGGCAGTGAGACCACCAGTGGGTGTGATAGGATACGGGGGGGCACCTCTGAGGTGTGGGGGGCAGTGAGACCACCAGTGGGTGTGATAGGATACGGGGGGGCACCTCTGAGGTGTGGGGGGCAGCGAGGCCACCAGCAGGTGTGATAGGATACGGGGGGCATCTCTGAGGTGTGGGGGGCAGCGAGGCCACCAGCAGGTGTGATAGGATATGGGGGGCATCTCTGAGGTGTGGGGGGCATCGAGACCACCAGTGGGTGTGATAGGATATGGGGGGCACCTCTGAGGTATGGGGGGCAGTGGGGCCACCAGCAGGTGTGATAGGATATGGGGGGGCACCTCTGAGATGTAGGGGGCAGCGGGACCACCAGTGGGTGTGATAGGATAGGGGGGGCACCTCTTAGATGTGGGGGGCAGTGAGACCACCAGTGGGTGTGATAGGATACGGGGGGCACCTCTGAGGTATGGGGGGCAGTGGGGCCACCAGCAGGTGTGATAGGATATGGGGGGCACCTCTGAGGTGTGGGGGGCAGCGGGACCACCAGTGGGTGTGATAGGATATTGGGGGGGCACCTCTGAGATGTAGGGGGCAGCGGGACCACCAGTGGGTGTGATAGAATAGGGGGGGCACCTCTTAGATGTGGGGGGCAGTGAGACCACCAGTGGGTGTGATAGGATACGGGGGGGCACCTCTGAGGTGTGGGGGGCAGTG
Encoded here:
- the TMCO4 gene encoding transmembrane and coiled-coil domain-containing protein 4 — encoded protein: MQDESDGCAVPLGRALSEPSRFAYAGLCGLSLAQLYPEKGQREFCRKFVEDLVQWLDLSPSVIPAMEAFASGLGGEGTDTFTYVLLEDSVLRTNPTVITQDLVSFCLRDGYYDARSRVLISHVSWLLRIPPETVELSEETMMQSLKKYTEEPSESEQASRKKKESRKKMKRYLLIGLATVGGGTVIGLTGGLAAPLVAAGAATIIGSAGAAVLGSTAGIAIMASLFGAAGAGLTGYKMKKRVGAIEEFEFLPLTGGCQLHICIAITGWLSTGKYGSFAAPWQSLLHSTEQYCLAWESKYLMELGNALDTLLNGLVNIVAQEALKYTILSGIVAALTWPASLITVASVIDNPWGVCLSRSAEVGKHLAHILLKRQQGRRPVTLIGFSLGARVIYFCLQELAQEAGAEGIIEDVVLLGAPVEGDVKKWQPLTRVVAGRIINGYCRGDWLLSFVYRSSSVKLSVAGLQPVDLDDRRMVNVDLSSVVNGHLDYMKQMDTILKAVGIKTKECRLEEQSALLHPPAPQQSSETAEETRSDQDVSPWDWEPITTPSSPQSPCARCGAAQAQESFCKDCANNNTARKDQERNGRKLNDEAPH